The following DNA comes from Marinilactibacillus sp. Marseille-P9653.
ACCCAGAACGGTTTGCAAACGAACAAGTTTAAAGGGTCCAAGTCTTTTAATTCGACCTTCTCTTAAATCCTAAAAGCCTTTTATTCGATTTTTCAGCAAGTAGTTTGTTACAATGAAGTTAGAGTTTTCAAGAAAGTTTCATGATAACATTCAAATTGAGGAGAGACTGATATGATACCAAAGATTATACACTACGCTTGGTTTGGTGGGAACGAACTAGGAGAACTGGAAGAAAAATGTTTAGCTAGCTGGAAGAAATATTGTCCTGATTGGGAGATTATGCGTTGGGATGAATCAAATTTCAATCCAGAAGAACATGGTATATACACAAAACAAGCTTATGAAAGAGAAGACTGGGCCTTTGTCTCAGACGTTGCGCGTCTTTATGCTTTAAAAGAACATGGTGGAGTTTATTGTGATACAGATATGGAATTAATTAAATCCATTGAAGAGTTCAGAGACTTGCCAGCATTTTTCAGTTTTGAAATCGAGACAGAAATTTCGACTGGGATAATCGGAGCAGAACCCCATCATAAATTTATTGAAGAATTAT
Coding sequences within:
- a CDS encoding glycosyltransferase family 32 protein — encoded protein: MIPKIIHYAWFGGNELGELEEKCLASWKKYCPDWEIMRWDESNFNPEEHGIYTKQAYEREDWAFVSDVARLYALKEHGGVYCDTDMELIKSIEEFRDLPAFFSFEIETEISTGIIGAEPHHKFIEELYDDYDGREFILPDGSRDEKTNVIRITEIMTERGLKPDNTKQIIENCHIFPLEYFSPKDYWSREIDATDNTYGIHQFTGSWL